In one Thermaerobacter sp. PB12/4term genomic region, the following are encoded:
- a CDS encoding cytochrome c maturation protein CcmE, whose protein sequence is MSIRVKVAAAVLVVVAGIAYLSLMGFQSAKTYYLSVDQALDQAAGLGDRFVRVHGKVEPGTVDWAVQQVTLRFAMTGESGRAMPVVYKGVKPDLLQDGVDVVVEGRLQGATLVADRVMVKCPSKYEAAGTQAAR, encoded by the coding sequence TTGTCCATCCGCGTGAAGGTGGCCGCAGCCGTGCTGGTGGTGGTGGCGGGTATCGCCTACCTCTCCTTGATGGGTTTTCAGAGCGCCAAGACCTACTACCTCTCCGTGGATCAGGCCCTGGACCAGGCCGCCGGTCTGGGCGACCGGTTCGTCCGGGTCCATGGCAAGGTGGAACCGGGAACGGTGGACTGGGCCGTGCAACAGGTGACCCTCCGGTTTGCCATGACCGGGGAGTCGGGGCGGGCCATGCCCGTGGTCTACAAGGGCGTGAAGCCCGATCTGCTTCAGGACGGCGTGGACGTGGTGGTGGAAGGGCGCCTGCAGGGCGCGACCCTGGTGGCCGACCGGGTGATGGTGAAGTGCCCGTCCAAGTACGAGGCGGCGGGGACCCAGGCGGCCCGGTGA